From Malaya genurostris strain Urasoe2022 chromosome 2, Malgen_1.1, whole genome shotgun sequence:
TACATTTTtactttcttcttcttcctttaatttttcttcttcatcttGAGTTTAATTTTAATCTTCTCCGCTTCGTCTCGTTTATATTTCCGTATGCATTTTcactttcttcttctttttcaacTTGATCATCATCTTCAATTTACTTTTATCATCTCCCCTTCATTTCGTTTACATTTCCGTATACATTTTgactttcttcttcttcttctcaaCTTAATCATCATCTAGACTTCATCTCTGTATTTCTGATTTAATTTTTCCCCTTAGCCTCTTTAATCGAAACTGTTCCAGCCACTTTTGATCTACAATTTGttgtttaattttgtttcacgtAGGAAGTTTAGCAACTGGATTGCTTGTTCATCGGTGTTTCCCAGAGCTTCATATAGACTGCTGCCGATGTTGTATTTTCTTCGCTCTCCATCGTACTTCCTACATTCGAGGATAATATGCCGCACCGTCAGCTCTACACCGCAACATTCGCAGTTCGGCGGTTCTTCTTTTTTCAGCAAGAAGGTGTGGGTCAGCCGTGTATGGCCAATCCTCAGCCGTGTAAGTTGACGCTGTTCAGCAGGGCTGCCGCGATCGGTCCACCTAAGCGTGTCGCGTTTGACCTCCCTCAGCTTCACGTCTCTCGCTTCAAACCACTGCCTCTCCCATCGGAGGCGAATCGCCTGCTTTGCTGCCCTTGCAGCATCTTCCGCTGGAATTGGGATATTGGTGACAGGTTGTGTTTTGCCCTCGTTAGCCAATCGGTCTGCCTCCGTGTTTCCGCTGATGCCAGTATGCCCCGGAATCCAGCAGAAACGAACGGATTTGTTTCGCACTATTTGTTCGATCTCTTGTATCCACGGGTGGCGAGAATGTCCTGCTTCTAAGGCCAGGAGACAGCTAGCCGAATCGGTCATGATCACCACTTCGTTGCGAACATTCGGTATAGAGAGTGCCATTTTAATGGCGTATGCCTCTGCTGAGAAGACACTGCATTCTTTCGGAAGACTGTATTTCTGGGCTATCCCGACGTTGTAGAATGCTGCCCCTACCGTGTCTTCACACTTGGATCCGTCAGTATAGATGACGGTCGAATGGCGGAAACGAGTGTCGAGTACTTGCCGAAagatcggatgaactttctgagGTGGATCTCCTGCGCGAACATTTTCCTTCACCTCCCACACAATCGCCGGCTTTCGTGCGTTCCATGCACGACTACTCTGCCGTGTGAGTTGGCCGACAACAGGAAGAGGTGAACCGGTTAGTTCTTCCAGCCGGTCTGATCCTCGCTGGATCAGAGGAAGGGTACCGTTATTCCGGTTATGCGAATATATTCGGATGGCTGTTCGCACTGTGGCTTGAGCTGCAAGTAATTCGAAGGGTAGGGTCCCTGCCTCGGCCATGATCGAGACTATTGGACTGGTAACAAAGGCTCCGGAAGCAAACCGGACCATTTTGTTGTAAGCAGGGGCAAGAGTCTGCAAATTCGGCGATCCTCCTCGACTGACAAGTCCTATCCCATACAGCAACTTCGAGGTGACTAAGGCTGATCCAACCTGCAGCAGAGATGTTCGATTGCCACGTGAGTGTTGGGCACCGATCATCCGAAGAATCCGTAACCGAGACTCGCAAGCTTTTTTCGTCAACTTGCAGTGAGGTCTGAAGGTGAGGGTTCGGTCCAAGGTTACACCCAGAATCCTCAGCTGGTTGGTCGTCGGAATGGGAGTCTGATCGATGGTGATGTCTCCTGTAGGTTcattccgtatattcgggcTGCAGTAAAAAATGAAGGACTTTGTTGCCGACAtggcgaaaccgacgcttttcgTCCAGTGATCGGCAGCCTTGACGGCGGCCTGCAGTTTACGGTATAACCCGTCACTTCTGGCGCCTCGCACAGCGAGGAGGATGTCGTCCGCGTATAGGAGTATGTCAACTCCTTTCGGTATCACTTGGAATATCGGCTGCATAGCGACGAGAAACAGGGTCACAGAGAGGACCGAGCCTTGAGGTACTCCGTTTTCCAGCGGATGTTCGCGAGATAAGTGTCTCCCTACGGACACCTGGAATGTTCGCTCGGAGAGGAAGCTCTGTATGATGTTGAGCATTCGACCACGTATTCGCCATTTTTTCAATGTGCGAACTATTCCATGTCGCCAGGTAGTATCGTATGCTTTCGACAGGTCCAGTGAAGCTATCAGACAGTGCTCGTCTGCGGTTGGAAGCGATTTCTCCAGCTCAGCAAAGTACGTATCCGTGCCCCGTCCGGGACGAAACGCGTGTTGGCGTTTGTCGAGCCGACCATTCAACTCTAGCTCAGTAATTAGGCGACGGTTGATGATCCGCTCTAGCAGCTTTGCCATGCAGCTGGTGAGCGAGATTGGCCGAAAGGCAGCAGGCCCGGTATCGTGACAATTAGGTTTTGGGATGGGAACGACGATGGCATTCCGCCAGCTAGCGGGAAACTCTCCGTTACTCCAGATTTTATTGAGCAGCTCGAGGAGCGTCACTTTCACGGACAGGGGCAGGCGTTGAAGCAGAGGATACCCTATCATGTCGGGTCCTGTAGAGGCACCTCGTCCTTTGTCGAGAGCCCACAGAAGTTCGTTCAGGGTGATGTCGGTGTTGTATACATCCTCGGTATTGGGCGAAAAATCTATGGACTCTCGTTCCGCTCTTGCCTTCGCCATCTGGAAAGATGGAGGGTAGCTGGAGGTCGCTGATCTCTCGCTGTAGTGACTGGCCAGTTCTTCCGCTGCTTCTTCGGGATTGTCTATGAAACCATCCGCTCCCTTGACTACTATGGTGCGTTGTTGCCGGCTGCCACGCAAACAGTTCACCGTCTGCCATAGTTTTGTCGTCGAGCTGTCCGGAGAGATTGTTGCTACGAAATTCTCCCACGAATGTTCCTTTGCCTCTTTAATCGCCTTTCGTGCTGCTGCTCTAGCTTCCTGAAAACTAGCCAACGCTGCGGGTTGATCTGGATCGAATCTCTGCAGGCGCCGTAAGGCCCGCAAGCACTTTCGTCGCTGTCGGATGGCAGTCTTCGCTTCTGGGCACCACCATGGTACCGCTTGTGGTCCAACTCGGCCGCTGGTGCGTGGTATGGAAGTGTTAGCTGCTGCTATCAACTTCTCCGTGAAGCTGTCAACATTCCACTCGACGTCTGGGCAGATTGTCTCAGCGGTGATTTGTTCATACAGCGACCAGTCGGCGCGGTCATAGAGCCATTTCCGTCGCACGGTTCGCGTGCTAGACCATCCAGGTATGGTCACCGTTATCGGGAAGTGGTCACTGTTGTGGGTGTCCGAAAGAGTTCGCCATGTAAACTTGGGAGCCAGACTCTTAGAGCAGAAGGTAACGTCGATTGCCGAAGTATGACCAGTGGCCGGGTCGATGCGTGTGGGAGAGCCACTGTTGAGAATCACAAGATTCCTGTCTAATGTCGTGTCAGCTATGAATCGGCCAAGCGCGTTCGATGATGATGACCCCCACGCAAGGTGATGTGCGTTGAAGTCACCCAGAAATATAACCGGGCCATCCAGTTTATCGAGGAGCTCGCTCAAAGCGGTTTGATATTGGGCTGAACTAGGCGGAATGTAGATAGACACAACAGTTACCTGCACCGGCGCATAGATACGCGCAGCGACTAGATGGAGGGAGGTGTTGATTTGCTGACGCTCGAACGGTATACCTTCTCGGATAGCAAGGCCTACCCCATGTTGCCAGTAATGGGTGCTGTTTGACTCCAACAGTAGCGTGTAGTTCCTGCCAACGAAGTTTGGAGGTATGACCGTTTGATTAACCTTCGTCTCTTGAAGTGCAATGACGTAAGGTTCGAGGTTGGCGATGAGGAGCTTCAGTTCGCTGATGTTTGCCCTAAGGCCGCGCAGGTTCCATTGGAGTGCGAAGCAGCTGCCGGAGGAGCTGTTCGTACCGGAactgatggtggatcttccagcAGATGAGTCGGCTGGAAAATAGGGAGATGCCGCAGTAACCGCTACTGGTAATCGGTTCGTGGAGAGACTTGCCTGTGAGACGCTTTGCCCCACAGTGCCAGCCGCTGTCGAAACCATTACACTAGATTTTCCACTACCGACAACAGCCGGCACCGGGGAAGCGCTTTGTGTAATATACGTCGTGCGGGATCTTGATGGGCCTTCGCCAGGCGAGAGAACTGGAATATTCGTGTTGTCGCCTGAAACAACGGGCGCAGCAGTATCGGTTTGAATCTTGGGAATAGGAATACTGACCTGTGGGACGCTTTGCCCCACAGTGCCAGCCGTTGCCAACATCACCACACGATTACTTCCAGAATTACCGGCAACAGCCGGCACTGGGGAAAGACTTTTTGTAGATTCGCTGGTTTCTCGGCTGTTGGTTTCGATGAGAGGGTTGATTGTTGGTTGCGTAGGGCGGCGGCCAGGGCAAAGAAGGGTAATCCCTTCTCCCTGCCGTCTATCCCAGGATTCCGGTATCGTAGATGTTTCGGTGGTGTGATCGGCTGCAGAGGTGAATTCGTCATCAACGGGTTGGGGTAAGACGTCCCGGGCGACTCCTTCAACCTGCTGCACTTGCGTCGGAGGGGGTACTACACTTTCTCCGCTTCCGAACCGATAAATCTCGTTGTCCGTGTTCGTGCTAGGGTCGTCATGGTGGTCCAAACGTTGTTGAGTGGCGGAATTATCGAAGATACTGACTGGGGGGTGTGGCCGGTATCTCCACTTCATAGCTGACACAGTCCATCATCATGGGATCGGGTGTAGTGACAGCAGTTTTCTTCGGGGGCGGGCTAGGGTCAGGCGATATGACCGATTTGTCGTACTTTCGGGGGCGGCCAGGGCCTCGCTTCGGTTCCTGAACGGCTGGAGAGTGGCTACTTGATCGAGTGACCGGATTCGACCACGTCGGTGCTGGTACTGGTCTTTGGCTGTGATGTTGACTTCCACGGCTTGCGCTGCGCGATCGTTCATCAGAAATCTTCTGTTTCAGCAGTTGGTTGAGATTGTTCACACTGTTAATTTTTTCGTCTTTCTGCTTGATTTCTTCGCGCAGTTTGGCTATGTCCTCGTCCTTTGCCTTCACGGTCGCTTCAAGTTCCCGCAATCTTTTTTCAAATTCGCTAAATCGCGATGCCGCTTGGGCATAGCTACCACCTGTCTGTAGCTCAGTACGTTTCCTAGCCTCtgggaaagacacgttatcgcgGACCTTAATTTTAATGACTTCGACCTCCTTCTTGTAAACAGGGCACTGTCGACTGGTAGGACGGTGATCACCCTTACAATTTCTGCATTGGGAAGCCTCGTTGCACTCCTCTTCTCCGTGATAATCGCCAGAGCAGTTAAAACAGCGTTGTGGCCCAGGGCAACGGACACGGGTGTGGCCGTAGCTGAAGCAGTTATAGCACAACATAGGATTCGGGAAATATGGCCGGGTGGGAATACGCAGCAAACCGATCTTGAGGTACTCCGGGTACGTGGTTTTGGAGAACGTTAGGATCAGCGCGGGTGTATTAACTCTCTTTTCACCTTCTTTCCTGGTGATTCGCTGCACACGGACAACGCTTTCCTTCAGCATTTCAGTCAAAATGTCTTTTTCGTCCATTTCGATAATGTCGTAGCAGGAAATGACACATCGACTTACGTTCAGGTGTGGATGAGGGGCTACTTCAACTTCAGTTCCATCGAACAGCTTGGTTAGTGTTAGCAGCTTGGCAACCTGGGCAGGGTTGCGAATCTTCAGAAGGTATTTCTTTCCCTGATCCTCGGATTTAGCGCTTTCGATTGGTCCACCGACAAAGTTTTCCACCGATTTCCCGATGATGAAGGGATTTTTCGGAAGTGAAACACCATCCTTTCCCGTCAGCTGAAGGAATGTCAACTCACCGAATTTATTCGTCGGGTCCATGTAGGTCGGTAATCTAGGCCCGACTGACCCTCCCGGGTCGTCCGCCATGTTTTAGGTGGTAACGGTCACCCGTTACCTACCCCAAATAGCCTATTAGTGGCTGAAAACCGATATCCTACCTTTTCACTGTAggtgttcaaaaaaatttgcaccGCACTGTGTTAACACACTTACGGGACACACTGTAGTGTTCCCTGGATACGAATCGAGCACCTTTGAAATTTTCCGAAATTTCACTTTTCCAAAACTTTTTAGCACTTATTATTATCCGACGAAATCTTTGTTTGGGCCCACCGCGACCCACGCCACCGGAGTGGTGAATGAAAACAAACAGCCAGCTAGCCGACTATTGTTATTGTTTCTTTCGGGAGCACGTTGAGAGAAAACAAATTCACTGTTTTAAGCCGTTTTTTCACCGATTTGCACCGGACTTTCACTGTTGGCGTCTTCTTTGTCACCTCACTCGCTGATATGTGTACTTATGTACCGCGGCGATCGCGAATTACTCGGAAAACACCAGGTAAAGTTCAGAGCGCGCGCGCTATGACAAGCAAGCATTGACGGCGTGCCAAaactgaataataataataataatactaataataataataataataataataataataataataataataataataataataataataataataataataataataataataataataataataataataataataataataataataataataataataataataataataataataataataataataataataataataataataataataataataataataataataataataataataataataataataataataataataataataataataataataataataataataataataataataataataataataataataataataataataataataataataataataataataataataataataataataataataataataataataataataataataataataataataataataataataataataataataataataataataataataataataataataataataataataataataataataataataataataataataataataataataataataataataataataataataataataataataataataataataataataataataataataataataataataataataataataataataataataataataataataataataataataataataataataataataataataataataataataataataataataataataataataataataataataataataataataataataataataataataataataataataataataataataataataataataataataataataataataataataataataataataataataataataataataataataataataataataataataataataataataataataataataataataataataataataataataataataataataataataataataataataataataataataataataataataataataataataataataataataataataataataataataataataataataataataataataataataataataataataataataataataataataataataataataataataataataataataataataataataataataataataataataataataataataataataataataataataataataataataataataataataataataataataataataataataataataataataataataataataataataataataataataataataataataataataataataataataataataataataataataataataataataataataataataataataataataataataataataataataataataataataataataataataataataataataataataataataataataataataataataataataataataataataataataataataataataataataataataataataataataataataataataataataataataataataataataataataataataataataataataataataataataataataataataataataataataataataataataataataataataataataataataataataataataataataataataataataataataataataataataataataataataataataataataataataataataataataataataataataataataataataatattaaaaataataataataataacagtaataataataatctaactacaagttttatgctgctgattcatgctaagcttgacttacatatgcagaagtaacagagacGCAGGTacgtttcatttgttaaatttcgtttaattggttcaatcgaaatagagcatgagatagtataggtttaactacgtttaaaactgttccaatttgtaggtcctaTTTGTTGATAGCAAACgatccaacttcggctattccgttcatctgaatccggtttcggaagaattggaaatggtgaataaaaactgtaaaaaggattttatgacgatggacacggactttcaaaacctgctttcgagaaaaatgcgtttaaagttttttatctataaaatcaatggaaacaatttattactcaaggtaGCCCgttgggtctaacattttccaaaaatcacattttcaaatttgttataatgaaacattttaagaatgtatggtcaagtttttaagtcaatcgaagcagaaatcttgggccccCCTTTATTGTGTGTGATAATCtaacaaactaaaaaaaacttcgaaaaggTATTGTCAAAGACAtagccgcgagattgacgtaggactgtaggattcatttctggcattcaattgtggaattctcaacgatattgaacacttttcggaaaatttttctcgaacgcgatgcaGATAAATGCTAGTTTTATATGGGCTCGTttagtgcgaatttcgcacaacgaaaagaaaataaaGCTTATCAAATCTTttcagatttgcactaaactgatggtttttaccttcgatttgcaaagaagtaatcttaatagtttttagataacatttagagccactagaacggctgattttgtctaatgttccccatcgttatcCACTTTCCATTATATTTTTCTCCAACgcgaacgaccagcagctggatgagcgaaactcacactgtgaaatcttaatagtttttagataacatttagagccactagaacggctgattttgtctaatgttccccatcgttatcCACTTTCCATtatatttttctccaatgcgaacgaccagcagctggatgagcgaaactcacactgtgaACGTCCCACAGCAGTTATGTTCACAGAAGCCAACcaattgttgtttttctgcgtttaggcttgaggaatGAGGTCTCATATTCGCCTTTGACTGAAGCACCGGctgaataatgccgggtgtagttccactatcttgacgtagatggcagTCAGCGCAATCGATGTGTCTTCGTTCATGGATTCTCAAAGcatgaagctagcaaacgtctatttatagattcggttgattttgttttttgtttggatctagtttttcactatttaatcaatttttacgtagtaaacgtggtattaacaacaaCTTTACACATTCTTCCATTCGTTCCGTGAAAGagttagagaaaatactcaaacaagcaaaaaagttattaggaaatcaaatctgaagtaatttcgttacactctcgtgttatgaaattttgaaaatgtaccCGGTCTAACGTCGAAAATGTTGAAAATCTTCCTTTTGTTTCAGTCACTACTATATGGTACATAATTTCATCTTGCATTTCATTCTAAGT
This genomic window contains:
- the LOC131429210 gene encoding uncharacterized protein LOC131429210, encoding MADDPGGSVGPRLPTYMDPTNKFGELTFLQLTGKDGVSLPKNPFIIGKSVENFVGGPIESAKSEDQGKKYLLKIRNPAQVAKLLTLTKLFDGTEVEVAPHPHLNVSRCVISCYDIIEMDEKDILTEMLKESVVRVQRITRKEGEKRVNTPALILTFSKTTYPEYLKIGLLRIPTRPYFPNPMLCYNCFSYGHTRVRCPGPQRCFNCSGDYHGEEECNEASQCRNCKGDHRPTSRQCPVYKKEVEVIKIKVRDNVSFPEARKRTELQTGGSYAQAASRFSEFEKRLRELEATVKAKDEDIAKLREEIKQKDEKINSVNNLNQLLKQKISDERSRSASRGSQHHSQRPVPAPTWSNPVTRSSSHSPAVQEPKRGPGRPRKYDKSVISPDPSPPPKKTAVTTPDPMMMDCVSYEVEIPATPPSHTNTDNEIYRFGSGESVVPPPTQVQQVEGVARDVLPQPVDDEFTSAADHTTETSTIPESWDRRQGEGITLLCPGRRPTQPTINPLIETNSRETSESTKSLSPVPAVAGNSGSNRVVMLATAGTVGQSVPQVSIPIPKIQTDTAAPVVSGDNTNIPVLSPGEGPSRSRTTYITQSASPVPAVVGSGKSSVMVSTAAGTVGQSVSQASLSTNRLPVAVTAASPYFPADSSAGRSTISSGTNSSSGSCFALQWNLRGLRANISELKLLIANLEPYVIALQETKVNQTVIPPNFVGRNYTLLLESNSTHYWQHGVGLAIREGIPFERQQINTSLHLVAARIYAPVQVTVVSIYIPPSSAQYQTALSELLDKLDGPVIFLGDFNAHHLAWGSSSSNALGRFIADTTLDRNLVILNSGSPTRIDPATGHTSAIDVTFCSKSLAPKFTWRTLSDTHNSDHFPITVTIPGWSSTRTVRRKWLYDRADWSLYEQITAETICPDVEWNVDSFTEKLIAAANTSIPRTSGRVGPQAVPWWCPEAKTAIRQRRKCLRALRRLQRFDPDQPAALASFQEARAAARKAIKEAKEHSWENFVATISPDSSTTKLWQTVNCLRGSRQQRTIVVKGADGFIDNPEEAAEELASHYSERSATSSYPPSFQMAKARAERESIDFSPNTEDVYNTDITLNELLWALDKGRGASTGPDMIGYPLLQRLPLSVKVTLLELLNKIWSNGEFPASWRNAIVVPIPKPNCHDTGPAAFRPISLTSCMAKLLERIINRRLITELELNGRLDKRQHAFRPGRGTDTYFAELEKSLPTADEHCLIASLDLSKAYDTTWRHGIVRTLKKWRIRGRMLNIIQSFLSERTFQVSVGRHLSREHPLENGVPQGSVLSVTLFLVAMQPIFQVIPKGVDILLYADDILLAVRGARSDGLYRKLQAAVKAADHWTKSVGFAMSATKSFIFYCSPNIRNEPTGDITIDQTPIPTTNQLRILGVTLDRTLTFRPHCKLTKKACESRLRILRMIGAQHSRGNRTSLLQVGSALVTSKLLYGIGLVSRGGSPNLQTLAPAYNKMVRFASGAFVTSPIVSIMAEAGTLPFELLAAQATVRTAIRIYSHNRNNGTLPLIQRGSDRLEELTGSPLPVVGQLTRQSSRAWNARKPAIVWEVKENVRAGDPPQKVHPIFRQVLDTRFRHSTVIYTDGSKCEDTVGAAFYNVGIAQKYSLPKECSVFSAEAYAIKMALSIPNVRNEVVIMTDSASCLLALEAGHSRHPWIQEIEQIVRNKSVRFCWIPGHTGISGNTEADRLANEGKTQPVTNIPIPAEDAARAAKQAIRLRWERQWFEARDVKLREVKRDTLRWTDRGSPAEQRQLTRLRIGHTRLTHTFLLKKEEPPNCECCGVELTVRHIILECRKYDGERRKYNIGSSLYEALGNTDEQAIQLLNFLRETKLNNKL